CACCAGCCCTATCAGGGTCAGGCAGCCCAGGGAGAGTAACGAGGCCCCCACAGTGTTGGACGTCACTCCCAGGCTCGCGCCCAGCCAGACGGGATAGGCCGTCAGGGCCAGTCCCACCACCCGAGCCAGAGGCCATCCCCCGGCCCATAGCCTCCCCAGCAGCCGATGGGTCAAGGGCCAGGCCGCCAGTCCCACCGCCGAGGCCACCAGCCACCACCAGGCTGCCGCCGCCAGCCCGTCGTCGGCCCAGGCGTTCCAGCCGAAGTCGGCCACTGAGGGGTACCGATCCACGGGAACGGGGAGCAAGAGCGCCTCGTCCCGCCTCTCCGAGGCCGCCTGGGTCAGATAGGGCTGGAACAGGCTCCGCAGCTCGCCTTCCGTCAGAGTAGCCGTGCGGCCGAAGACCATCACCTTGGGGTGGTCGTAGACGGTGAAGCTCTCGTCTGCCCGGTCGTCAACGAAGGTGAAAGGCCCGAGCGAAGGGTAGGAGGTGAACTCGCGGATCAGCCCGAACCCGAGCCGGCCCTCGAAGAGGAGCTCGTAGTAGCGGTTGGAGATGGGGAACCGGTCGCGCAGCCGGGGCAACCAGCCGTAGAAGCGGTTGCTGCTCACCACGATGTAATCGGCGCGCAGGAGCCGATCCACCAGCATGTCCACCTTGGCCGCGTCGTCCGGCTCCTGCAGGGGAAAAGAGAGCACCTCGTACTGCCCCTCGGCCCAGAGAGGCTTCCCGTCCACCGTCATGCCATAGGGGATGAGGTCGTCCCACTCTTCCTTGGTGATGACGCTCCCAGGCGGCACGTTGCGGTAGATCCACTCCGAAGCTTGGTGCCGGGTGAAGGGTCGGCGGTAGATAGAGGTGAAGGCCAGCGACCAGAGCACGGCGTAGGCCAGGGCCAGGCCCGCAAGGCTCCAGGCCAGCCAGCGGCGGCGCCCGGCCAGGGTGGCCACCAGGCCGGCCCCCAATACGTACAGCGCCGGGGTGAGCGGCGCCATGTAACGCATGAACTTCACCATGAAGCTGCCGGTGATGAGGAAGTAGGGCACCGCCCAGGCCACCAGTATGACCACGCCGGCGGCGACACGCCCCCTCACTGCCCGGTAGACGCCCCAGCCCAGTCCGGCGAAGGCCAGAAGGCCGGGGAGCCAGCCCATGCCCCAGCGCAACTGCTGCAGCACGGTATAGAGGAAGGCCGGTGTCTTGCGGTACTGGCGGGTGTAAGGGAAGTCGTAGATGCCCCG
The nucleotide sequence above comes from Anaerolineae bacterium. Encoded proteins:
- a CDS encoding phospholipid carrier-dependent glycosyltransferase — protein: MSRRLRPTIEPLILIALVLAGLYLRLQKVNWDHGHLAHPDERHVLMVTDTVEWPESLAQALDVRSSPLNPFSRPGEGGVRRPETFAYGHFPVYLLKGTAAGLRALARPAEALLGRDSEVVRTLSRMTGLWEMAPLGRVLSALFDVGTIVVTFALARRLFGQRSGLLAAGLLSFTVLHVQLSHFYAVDTILGFFVTLTLYWLVRVAQGDGEGAATWAGASLALAVASKSSAAALGLAWILAFVLWEGSGGHGRRLRLAGLSAVVGAAVFLLVSPYAVLDLPMFLESFAKESRMVRGIYDFPYTRQYRKTPAFLYTVLQQLRWGMGWLPGLLAFAGLGWGVYRAVRGRVAAGVVILVAWAVPYFLITGSFMVKFMRYMAPLTPALYVLGAGLVATLAGRRRWLAWSLAGLALAYAVLWSLAFTSIYRRPFTRHQASEWIYRNVPPGSVITKEEWDDLIPYGMTVDGKPLWAEGQYEVLSFPLQEPDDAAKVDMLVDRLLRADYIVVSSNRFYGWLPRLRDRFPISNRYYELLFEGRLGFGLIREFTSYPSLGPFTFVDDRADESFTVYDHPKVMVFGRTATLTEGELRSLFQPYLTQAASERRDEALLLPVPVDRYPSVADFGWNAWADDGLAAAAWWWLVASAVGLAAWPLTHRLLGRLWAGGWPLARVVGLALTAYPVWLGASLGVTSNTVGASLLSLGCLTLIGLV